From Micromonospora rifamycinica, a single genomic window includes:
- a CDS encoding PDDEXK family nuclease has product MRMPGDDDAALDWLLFTQAGVVSWAQATAELTPSRVRHLLATGRWERVCRGILRVGGGPVTIDQSRWVAVLAAGADAVLAGLAAAQAGGLRGRWRHEAVDVLIPYQRQAPDLLRRLPLGMPAVRVRRTRHLGDEDRQRGRPDRTTMARSLIDAAQWMRSDDDAQAVLAAGCQQRRVTPGELDAVSRRLPRLRRSTLIRHTVADLAGGAEALSEIDLVRLCRRYGLPRPELQERRLDADGRTRYLDAYWRRWGLHVEVDGAHHMDVRQWAADLRRQNGVWISGDRILRFTAFDVRHRPDEVAAQLRAALTAAGWHP; this is encoded by the coding sequence ATGCGGATGCCCGGCGACGACGATGCCGCCCTCGACTGGCTGCTCTTCACGCAGGCCGGGGTGGTGAGCTGGGCGCAGGCCACCGCCGAACTCACCCCTTCCCGGGTCCGCCACCTGCTGGCCACCGGCCGCTGGGAGCGGGTGTGCCGGGGCATCCTGCGGGTCGGCGGTGGCCCGGTGACTATCGACCAGTCGCGCTGGGTGGCGGTGCTGGCCGCCGGTGCCGACGCCGTCCTGGCCGGTCTCGCGGCGGCCCAGGCGGGGGGCCTGCGCGGGCGGTGGCGGCACGAGGCGGTGGACGTGCTGATCCCGTACCAACGGCAGGCTCCCGACCTGCTGCGCCGGCTGCCGCTCGGCATGCCGGCGGTGCGGGTACGACGGACCCGGCACCTGGGCGACGAGGACCGGCAACGGGGGCGGCCGGACCGCACCACGATGGCCCGCTCGCTGATCGACGCGGCTCAGTGGATGCGCAGCGACGACGACGCCCAGGCGGTGCTGGCGGCCGGCTGCCAGCAGCGCCGGGTCACCCCCGGGGAACTCGACGCGGTGTCCCGTCGACTGCCCCGCCTGCGCCGGTCGACTCTGATCCGGCACACCGTCGCCGACCTGGCCGGCGGCGCGGAGGCGCTGTCCGAGATCGACCTGGTCCGGCTCTGTCGCCGGTACGGGCTGCCCCGGCCCGAGCTGCAGGAACGGCGACTCGACGCCGACGGGCGGACCCGCTACCTGGACGCCTACTGGCGGCGGTGGGGGCTGCACGTCGAGGTCGACGGGGCACACCACATGGACGTCCGGCAGTGGGCGGCGGACCTGCGCCGGCAGAACGGGGTGTGGATCTCCGGGGACCGGATCCTGCGGTTCACCGCGTTCGACGTCCGCCACCGCCCCGACGAGGTGGCGGCCCAGCTCCGCGCCGCCCTCACCGCCGCTGGCTGGCACCCCTGA
- a CDS encoding carboxylate-amine ligase translates to MTSGVAAGEVTPERTGVDRLTVGVEEEFLLVDPHTGAAVPAVDLVMEQVPAELRGQVEREFQTSQIEIGSPPGLELASIRHSLGVLRGALADAAERAGVRVLAIGTGPAAGPVPAVVDKPRFDRMIERFRLLVPGPGNNGMHVHVGVPDPDTGVQVLNHIRPWLPVLHAMTTNSPFSEGVDTGYASWRSVEWERWPSVAPTPYLESHEHYERLIRQLISSGVMLDEGMLYWYARLSAKYPTVEVRIGDVCPSVDDAVLVAALVRALVATAMADVAAGRPAVNTDHHLLVAAHWRAAHDGLEGDGVDLANGELCPAWELVDRLVERVRPALVAHDDLAEVTDLLAGLRRHGTGAARQRAVFARSGRLEDVVAEVARQTRG, encoded by the coding sequence ATGACCAGTGGGGTGGCGGCCGGGGAGGTGACTCCGGAGCGGACCGGGGTCGACCGGCTCACGGTGGGGGTGGAGGAGGAGTTCCTCCTGGTCGATCCGCACACCGGTGCCGCGGTGCCCGCCGTCGACCTGGTCATGGAGCAGGTGCCGGCCGAGCTGCGCGGGCAGGTGGAGCGGGAGTTCCAGACCAGCCAGATCGAGATCGGCAGCCCGCCGGGGTTGGAGCTGGCGTCGATCCGGCACTCGCTGGGCGTGCTGCGCGGCGCGCTGGCCGACGCCGCCGAGCGGGCCGGCGTCCGGGTGCTGGCCATCGGGACGGGGCCGGCGGCGGGACCGGTGCCGGCGGTGGTCGACAAGCCCCGCTTCGACCGGATGATCGAGCGGTTCCGGCTGCTGGTGCCCGGCCCCGGCAACAACGGCATGCACGTGCACGTGGGTGTCCCCGACCCGGACACCGGGGTGCAGGTGCTCAACCACATCCGGCCGTGGCTGCCGGTGCTGCACGCGATGACCACCAACTCGCCGTTCTCGGAGGGCGTCGACACCGGGTACGCGAGCTGGCGGTCCGTCGAGTGGGAACGCTGGCCGTCGGTGGCGCCCACCCCCTACCTGGAGTCCCACGAGCACTACGAGCGGCTGATCCGGCAGTTGATCTCCAGTGGGGTGATGCTCGACGAGGGGATGCTCTACTGGTACGCCCGGCTGTCGGCGAAGTACCCGACGGTGGAGGTCCGGATCGGCGACGTCTGCCCGTCGGTCGACGACGCGGTGCTGGTGGCCGCCCTGGTCCGGGCGTTGGTAGCCACCGCCATGGCGGACGTGGCGGCGGGCCGCCCGGCGGTCAACACCGACCACCACCTGCTGGTCGCCGCGCACTGGCGGGCCGCCCACGACGGGCTGGAGGGCGACGGCGTCGACCTGGCCAACGGTGAGCTGTGCCCGGCCTGGGAGCTGGTGGACCGGCTGGTCGAGCGGGTCCGCCCGGCGCTGGTGGCGCACGACGACCTGGCCGAGGTGACCGACCTGCTGGCCGGGCTGCGTCGGCACGGCACCGGGGCCGCCCGGCAGCGGGCCGTGTTCGCCCGGTCGGGCCGGCTGGAGGACGTGGTCGCCGAGGTCGCCCGGCAGACCCGTGGCTGA
- a CDS encoding DUF6412 domain-containing protein → MSGLRVVTGLWAYALVGLTLLADRPGDLLAGAAVVAALLLVALLAARPRPAVGSGGGRRQAVGLRARRRDVPRQVDPDAPGRPRPRAPGGSPPVGWSPVAG, encoded by the coding sequence GTGTCGGGGCTGCGGGTGGTGACGGGTCTGTGGGCGTACGCGCTCGTCGGGCTGACGTTGCTCGCGGACCGGCCGGGCGACCTGCTGGCCGGGGCGGCGGTGGTGGCCGCGCTGCTGCTGGTCGCCCTGCTGGCGGCCCGGCCCCGGCCGGCGGTCGGGTCGGGCGGCGGTCGGCGGCAGGCGGTCGGGTTACGGGCCCGGCGTCGGGACGTGCCCCGCCAGGTCGATCCGGACGCGCCGGGTCGGCCGCGTCCCCGGGCACCCGGGGGTTCCCCGCCGGTCGGCTGGTCCCCGGTCGCGGGCTGA
- a CDS encoding DUF998 domain-containing protein — protein sequence MSRPRPHSDPDPASGSAGRAGDGHRAARTGAAVALLAAAVCYASWLLAPVLNPGLRPVRSYLSELAARDQPYHLFFQLGDVVTGLCAVVAGVLLGRVAREVPRVARWGLVVFGVATAVDGGWTTMDCAPSVDARCARLEELGELSWRHQAHTVTSSVAVAGALLSLVALLAVLRGPARRRTGLVVAVVLAVGTVGTLVASVHPGYGLGLWQRTQLAGLSGWLLLAAAVALRGTGSRPERSR from the coding sequence GTGAGCCGCCCCCGCCCGCACTCTGACCCGGACCCGGCGTCCGGGTCGGCGGGCCGTGCGGGCGACGGGCACCGGGCCGCCCGGACCGGGGCGGCGGTGGCGTTGCTGGCGGCGGCGGTCTGCTACGCCTCCTGGCTGCTCGCCCCGGTGCTCAATCCGGGGCTGCGGCCGGTGCGGAGCTACCTGAGCGAGCTGGCCGCGCGGGACCAGCCGTACCACCTGTTCTTCCAGCTCGGCGACGTGGTGACCGGGCTCTGTGCGGTGGTGGCCGGGGTGCTGCTGGGCCGGGTGGCCCGGGAGGTGCCCCGGGTGGCCCGCTGGGGGCTGGTGGTCTTCGGGGTGGCGACCGCCGTGGACGGCGGCTGGACCACGATGGACTGCGCCCCGTCGGTGGACGCCCGCTGCGCGCGGCTGGAGGAGCTGGGTGAGCTGTCCTGGCGGCACCAGGCGCACACCGTCACCTCGTCGGTGGCGGTGGCCGGGGCGTTGCTCTCCCTGGTGGCGCTGCTCGCCGTGCTGCGCGGCCCGGCCCGCCGCCGGACCGGCCTGGTGGTGGCGGTGGTGCTGGCGGTCGGCACGGTCGGGACGCTGGTCGCCTCGGTCCACCCGGGGTACGGGCTGGGCCTGTGGCAGCGGACCCAGCTGGCCGGGCTGTCCGGCTGGCTGCTGCTGGCCGCCGCCGTCGCCCTCCGGGGGACCGGCTCCCGCCCGGAGCGGTCCCGGTGA
- a CDS encoding FAD-dependent oxidoreductase produces MAERLIVVGGDAAGMAAASQARRRRGVDDLEIMAFERGHFTSYSACGIPYWISGLVEERDALIARDPATFRDDFAIDVRLRTEVTGIDLDRREVTARRLDDGGEVRERFDTLMYATGAVPNLPDWADDDVDGIFGIQTLDDAAGLRAWLDGTPEPRRAVVVGGGYIGVEMAEALIQRGLAVTLVERGEQPMATVDEDMARLVAEAMRGLGVEIRTGVTVSGVEQRDGRVSAVVTSAGPVPADVVVLGLGVRPNTALAATAGLPLGKTGGVLVDRRMRVVGVPDVWAAGDCVETLHRVTGMSVHVPLGTHANKQGRVAGINIGGGYATFPGVIGTAVTKVCDLEVGRTGLRERDARAAGFEFVSVIAESTNRAGYYPGAQPMTVKLIAERPTGRLLGAQIVGRSEAAKRIDALAVALWNEMTVDEMTALDLGYAPPYAPVWDPVLIAARKAVDALDR; encoded by the coding sequence GTGGCAGAGCGGCTGATCGTCGTCGGAGGGGACGCCGCCGGGATGGCGGCGGCCTCCCAGGCCCGTCGTCGCCGGGGCGTCGACGACCTGGAGATCATGGCGTTCGAGCGGGGACACTTCACGTCGTACTCGGCGTGCGGCATCCCGTACTGGATCAGTGGGCTGGTCGAGGAGCGGGACGCGCTGATCGCCCGCGACCCGGCCACCTTTCGCGACGACTTCGCCATCGACGTGCGGCTGCGCACCGAGGTCACCGGCATCGACCTCGACCGGCGGGAGGTCACCGCCCGCCGGCTCGACGACGGCGGCGAGGTCCGCGAACGGTTCGACACCCTGATGTACGCCACCGGCGCGGTCCCCAACCTGCCGGACTGGGCGGACGACGACGTCGACGGCATCTTCGGCATCCAGACGCTGGACGACGCGGCGGGGTTGCGGGCCTGGCTCGACGGCACCCCCGAGCCCCGCCGGGCGGTGGTGGTCGGCGGCGGCTACATCGGGGTGGAGATGGCCGAGGCGCTGATCCAGCGCGGGCTCGCCGTCACCCTGGTCGAGCGGGGCGAGCAGCCGATGGCCACGGTCGACGAGGACATGGCCCGCCTGGTCGCCGAGGCGATGCGCGGGCTGGGCGTCGAGATCCGTACCGGCGTCACGGTCAGCGGGGTCGAGCAGCGCGACGGTCGGGTGTCCGCGGTGGTCACCTCCGCCGGCCCGGTGCCGGCCGACGTCGTGGTCCTCGGCCTGGGGGTACGCCCCAACACCGCGCTCGCCGCCACCGCCGGCCTCCCGCTCGGCAAGACCGGCGGGGTGCTGGTGGACCGGCGGATGCGGGTGGTCGGGGTGCCCGACGTCTGGGCGGCCGGCGACTGCGTGGAGACCCTGCACCGGGTCACCGGCATGTCGGTGCACGTCCCCCTCGGCACCCACGCCAACAAGCAGGGCCGGGTCGCCGGGATCAACATCGGCGGCGGGTACGCCACCTTCCCCGGGGTGATCGGCACCGCCGTGACGAAGGTCTGCGACCTGGAGGTGGGGCGTACCGGGCTGCGGGAACGGGACGCCCGGGCGGCCGGGTTCGAGTTCGTCTCGGTGATCGCCGAGTCGACGAACCGGGCCGGCTACTACCCGGGGGCCCAACCGATGACGGTGAAGCTGATCGCCGAGCGGCCCACCGGCCGGTTGCTCGGCGCACAGATCGTCGGCCGTTCGGAGGCGGCGAAGCGGATCGACGCGCTGGCCGTGGCGCTGTGGAACGAGATGACGGTGGACGAGATGACCGCCCTCGATCTCGGCTACGCCCCGCCGTACGCCCCGGTCTGGGATCCGGTGCTGATCGCCGCCCGCAAGGCCGTCGACGCCCTCGACCGCTGA
- a CDS encoding alpha/beta fold hydrolase, producing MTGPPADRPAAGADRAVRPAAHDDRAARAGGPGVLLCPGMGEGASTWDRLVPLLTAAGCRVRRLDRPDDGRVPTLTTELGRIDVAVAELGRIDVAVAGLGRPVLVAHSAAALPAEAYARRHPGRLAGLVLVDPSLVDPGGATRWGWWSARSAGAAAALAPVLAGGLDRSGLARRCGPWAWRRAVHRMSVRPPDPASAVPWGSGAVLVGALTQWLAHSAVAAELLALRAVTPAPVLPVRVLTALGDVTTPAGRAAWRVGHARLAASFPAGRQEVFRDARHLVHVDQPAVVAAAVAAVRRDSGS from the coding sequence GTGACCGGCCCACCCGCCGACCGGCCCGCCGCCGGCGCCGACCGGGCGGTCCGGCCCGCGGCCCACGACGACCGGGCGGCCCGGGCCGGCGGGCCGGGGGTGCTGCTCTGCCCGGGGATGGGGGAGGGGGCGTCGACCTGGGACCGGCTGGTCCCGCTGCTGACCGCCGCCGGCTGCCGGGTACGCCGGCTGGACCGGCCGGACGACGGCCGGGTGCCCACCCTCACCACCGAGCTGGGCCGGATCGACGTGGCCGTCGCCGAGCTGGGCCGGATCGACGTGGCCGTCGCGGGGCTGGGCCGGCCGGTGCTGGTGGCGCACTCGGCGGCGGCGTTGCCCGCCGAGGCGTACGCCCGGCGGCATCCGGGCCGGCTGGCCGGGCTGGTGCTGGTGGATCCGAGCCTGGTGGATCCGGGCGGGGCGACGCGGTGGGGGTGGTGGTCGGCGCGGTCGGCCGGCGCGGCGGCGGCGCTCGCCCCGGTGCTGGCCGGAGGGCTCGACCGGTCCGGGCTGGCCCGTCGGTGCGGCCCGTGGGCGTGGCGGCGGGCGGTGCACCGGATGAGCGTCCGGCCGCCCGACCCGGCGTCGGCGGTGCCGTGGGGTTCGGGGGCGGTGCTGGTGGGGGCGTTGACGCAGTGGCTGGCGCATTCGGCGGTGGCGGCGGAGCTGCTGGCGTTGCGGGCGGTGACACCCGCGCCGGTGCTCCCGGTGCGGGTGCTGACCGCGCTCGGCGACGTGACCACCCCGGCGGGCCGGGCGGCGTGGCGGGTCGGGCACGCCCGGTTGGCGGCGAGCTTCCCGGCCGGTCGGCAGGAGGTGTTCCGGGATGCCCGGCACCTGGTGCACGTGGACCAGCCGGCGGTGGTGGCCGCCGCGGTCGCGGCCGTCCGGCGTGACAGCGGGTCCTAG
- a CDS encoding YidC/Oxa1 family membrane protein insertase has translation MLAFSPVHDAAAAAGSVVGWLAELLTPLAGGAATAAAIVAFTIVVRLLISPLTVAQVRAERRRAALAPQLRQLQQRYAGDPATLQSEVFALYRRAGASPVAGCLPALLQAPFFLVMYRLFGTGDGAVGLLDARLAGVPLGWHLGDGLSPSVLLVFGVLLATLAGLATVLSRRAAASAAVPGDQSGAALLARVLPLLPYGTVLLALVVPLAAVLYLVTTTGWTVAEHVLLRRPLPEPVEAIDER, from the coding sequence ATGCTCGCCTTCTCACCTGTGCACGACGCGGCCGCCGCCGCGGGTTCCGTCGTCGGCTGGCTCGCCGAGCTGCTGACGCCGCTGGCCGGCGGGGCCGCCACCGCCGCCGCGATCGTCGCCTTCACCATCGTCGTCCGCCTGTTGATCTCACCGCTCACCGTCGCCCAGGTCCGCGCGGAGCGGCGTCGCGCGGCGCTCGCCCCGCAGCTGCGCCAGCTCCAGCAGCGGTACGCGGGCGACCCGGCGACGTTGCAGTCGGAGGTGTTCGCGCTCTACCGCCGGGCCGGGGCGTCGCCGGTGGCGGGGTGCCTGCCGGCGCTGCTCCAGGCACCGTTCTTCCTGGTCATGTACCGGCTCTTCGGCACCGGTGACGGTGCCGTCGGGCTGCTCGACGCGCGGTTGGCCGGGGTGCCGCTGGGCTGGCACCTGGGCGACGGGTTGTCGCCGTCGGTGCTGCTGGTCTTCGGGGTGCTGCTGGCGACCCTGGCCGGCCTGGCCACGGTGCTGTCCCGGCGGGCGGCGGCGTCGGCCGCCGTCCCGGGTGACCAGTCGGGGGCGGCACTGCTGGCCCGGGTGCTGCCGCTGCTGCCGTACGGCACGGTGCTGCTGGCGTTGGTGGTGCCGTTGGCGGCGGTGCTCTACCTGGTCACCACGACCGGGTGGACGGTCGCCGAGCACGTGCTGCTGCGCCGGCCGCTACCGGAACCGGTCGAAGCCATCGACGAGCGTTGA
- the lysX gene encoding bifunctional lysylphosphatidylglycerol synthetase/lysine--tRNA ligase LysX: MTPTTVAREASPLPVRPGQPVRPPAPDWRRQVPRMFASLLWFVAAICALAAVSSAANAEFQPVRSTIDTLLVPAPANLAYAVFLGTLAAAVLRRKRLAYWVLVVYLILSLVVGVLTGLLLVTVGADRLTDDAGRRLFTLVETVGVWVGIGFAAVALALLRAARREFYARVRSGSTRRALGVFFGLATAAVGLGYLLLTAVPGSLHSWLDRVGYAIEKVFGGAITLDVTRQGQAPGWVNLLLGGMGAVAFLAGLFTLLRSQRAAAVLHPDEEQRIRELLARYGDRDSLGYFATRRDKAAIFSASGKAALTYRVVNGVSLASGDPVGDPEAWGPAITAWLDQAREYAWTPAVMGASEIGARAYHRHGLKVLQLGDEAILLAREFDLGGRDMRPVRQAVHRAERAGYTAAVRRHADIPPADLADLAALATRWRDTEHERGFSMALGRLGDPADGDCVLVEARDGSGRVRALLSLSPWGADGLSLDLMRRDRTADNGVTEFMVAALLGAAPRLGVERVSLNFAVFRSVFEQGARIGAGPVIRLWRRTLLFFSRWWQLESLYLSNAKYQPHWTPRYLCFGERRELARVGLAAAVAEGFLALPGGRPSPLHGVPPAGGGVGFVPPDAGAVQAVSPEPAREQLPEQVRVRRAKLDRLRAQGVEAYPVGWPRTDDCAAVRRRHAGLAPDTGTGETVSVAGRVLLVRDHGRICFVTVRDGSGDLQLVLEKELDRWRATVDIGDHVGATGEVYATRRGEVSVRVADWRLTAKCLRPLPDKHHGLADPEARVRRRYLDLAINPQARELLRARSATLTSLRRTLVSRDFLEVETPILQRVHGGANARPFVTHSNAYDLRLTLRIAPELYLKRLAVGGVERVYELGRVFRNEGVDFSHNPEFTVLEAYQAYADYHDMRELARELIVAAGVAVHGAPLARRPDTGELVDIGGPWPVHTVHGAVSAALGEEVTVDTDVAALRRLADAARVPYDPAWQRAELLSELYERLVEAATDLPTFYLDFPTEVSPLTRQHRADPRLAERWDLVAFGMELGTAYSELVDPTEQRRRLTAQSLKAAGGDPEAMELDEDFLTALEYAMPPTGGLGLGVDRLVMLLTGRSIRETLPFPMVRESS, from the coding sequence GTGACCCCGACGACGGTGGCCCGGGAGGCGTCCCCGCTGCCCGTCCGGCCCGGCCAGCCCGTCCGGCCGCCCGCGCCGGACTGGCGGCGGCAGGTGCCGAGGATGTTCGCGTCGCTGCTGTGGTTCGTCGCCGCGATCTGCGCGCTGGCGGCGGTGAGCAGCGCGGCCAACGCCGAGTTCCAGCCGGTCCGCAGCACCATCGACACGTTGCTGGTGCCGGCCCCCGCCAACCTGGCGTACGCCGTCTTCCTCGGCACCCTCGCCGCGGCGGTGCTGCGTCGCAAGCGGCTGGCGTACTGGGTGCTGGTCGTCTACCTCATCCTCAGCCTGGTCGTCGGCGTGCTGACCGGCCTGCTGCTGGTGACCGTCGGCGCGGACCGGCTCACCGACGACGCCGGCCGACGGCTGTTCACCCTGGTCGAGACCGTCGGCGTCTGGGTGGGGATCGGCTTCGCCGCCGTCGCGCTGGCGCTGCTGCGGGCCGCCCGACGGGAGTTCTACGCCCGGGTCCGCAGCGGCAGCACCCGACGCGCCCTCGGGGTGTTCTTCGGCCTCGCCACGGCGGCCGTCGGGCTGGGCTACCTGCTGCTCACCGCCGTGCCCGGCAGCCTGCACAGCTGGCTGGACCGGGTCGGGTACGCCATCGAGAAGGTCTTCGGCGGCGCGATCACCCTGGACGTCACCCGGCAGGGTCAGGCCCCCGGCTGGGTCAACCTGCTGCTCGGCGGGATGGGCGCGGTGGCCTTCCTGGCCGGCCTGTTCACCCTGCTGCGCTCGCAGCGCGCCGCCGCCGTGCTGCACCCCGACGAGGAGCAGCGGATCCGGGAGCTGCTGGCCCGCTACGGCGACCGGGATTCGCTCGGCTACTTCGCCACCCGGCGGGACAAGGCGGCGATCTTCTCGGCCAGCGGGAAGGCGGCGCTGACCTACCGGGTGGTCAACGGGGTGAGCCTGGCCAGCGGCGACCCGGTCGGCGACCCGGAGGCGTGGGGCCCGGCGATCACCGCCTGGCTGGACCAGGCCCGGGAGTACGCCTGGACCCCGGCGGTGATGGGGGCCAGCGAGATCGGCGCGCGGGCCTACCACCGGCACGGGCTGAAGGTGCTGCAACTGGGCGACGAGGCGATTCTGCTGGCCCGGGAGTTCGACCTGGGCGGGCGGGACATGCGGCCGGTCCGGCAGGCGGTGCACCGGGCCGAGCGGGCCGGGTACACCGCCGCCGTCCGCCGGCACGCCGACATCCCGCCGGCCGACCTGGCTGACCTCGCCGCGCTGGCTACCCGCTGGCGGGACACCGAACACGAGCGCGGCTTCTCGATGGCGCTGGGCCGGCTCGGCGACCCGGCCGACGGCGACTGTGTGCTGGTCGAGGCCAGGGACGGCAGCGGCCGGGTGCGGGCGCTGCTGTCGCTGAGCCCGTGGGGGGCCGACGGGTTGTCGCTGGACCTGATGCGCCGGGACCGCACCGCCGACAACGGGGTCACCGAGTTCATGGTGGCCGCGCTGCTCGGTGCCGCCCCCCGGCTGGGCGTCGAGCGGGTGTCGTTGAACTTCGCCGTGTTCCGGTCGGTCTTCGAGCAGGGCGCGCGGATCGGCGCCGGCCCGGTGATCCGGTTGTGGCGGCGTACCCTGCTGTTCTTTTCCCGCTGGTGGCAGTTGGAGTCGCTGTACCTGTCCAACGCCAAGTACCAGCCGCACTGGACGCCCCGCTACCTGTGCTTCGGCGAGCGGCGGGAGCTGGCCCGGGTGGGGCTGGCCGCCGCGGTCGCGGAGGGCTTCCTGGCGTTGCCCGGTGGCCGGCCGTCCCCGCTGCACGGGGTGCCCCCGGCCGGGGGCGGGGTGGGTTTCGTGCCGCCGGACGCCGGTGCGGTGCAGGCGGTCAGCCCGGAACCGGCCCGCGAGCAGCTTCCCGAGCAGGTCCGGGTCCGGCGGGCGAAGCTGGACCGGCTGCGGGCACAGGGCGTCGAGGCGTACCCGGTGGGGTGGCCGCGGACCGACGACTGCGCGGCGGTGCGGCGGCGGCACGCCGGGCTGGCCCCGGACACCGGGACCGGGGAGACGGTCTCGGTGGCCGGGCGGGTGCTGCTGGTCCGCGACCACGGCCGGATCTGCTTCGTCACCGTCCGTGACGGCAGCGGCGACCTGCAACTGGTGCTGGAGAAGGAGCTGGACCGGTGGCGGGCCACCGTCGACATCGGTGACCACGTCGGCGCGACCGGCGAGGTGTACGCCACCCGGCGCGGCGAGGTGTCGGTCCGGGTGGCCGACTGGCGGCTCACCGCCAAGTGCCTGCGCCCGCTGCCGGACAAGCACCACGGCCTGGCCGACCCGGAGGCGCGGGTCCGCCGCCGCTACCTGGACCTGGCGATCAACCCGCAGGCGCGGGAGCTGCTGCGGGCGCGCAGCGCCACCCTGACCAGCCTGCGGCGGACCCTGGTGTCGCGGGACTTCCTGGAGGTGGAGACGCCGATCCTGCAACGGGTGCACGGCGGTGCCAACGCCCGCCCGTTCGTCACCCACAGCAACGCCTACGACCTGCGGTTGACCCTGCGGATCGCCCCCGAGCTGTATCTCAAGCGGCTCGCGGTGGGCGGTGTCGAGCGGGTCTACGAGCTGGGCCGGGTGTTCCGCAACGAGGGCGTCGACTTCAGCCACAACCCGGAGTTCACCGTGCTGGAGGCGTACCAGGCGTACGCCGACTACCACGACATGCGGGAGCTGGCCCGGGAGTTGATCGTGGCGGCGGGGGTGGCGGTGCACGGCGCTCCGCTGGCCCGTCGACCCGACACCGGTGAGCTGGTGGACATCGGCGGGCCGTGGCCGGTGCACACCGTGCACGGGGCGGTCTCCGCCGCGCTGGGCGAGGAGGTCACGGTCGACACCGACGTCGCCGCCCTGCGCCGCCTCGCCGATGCGGCCCGGGTGCCGTACGACCCGGCCTGGCAGCGCGCCGAGCTGCTGTCGGAGCTGTACGAGCGGCTCGTCGAGGCGGCCACCGACCTGCCCACCTTCTATCTGGACTTCCCGACCGAGGTCTCGCCGCTGACCCGCCAGCACCGGGCCGATCCCCGGTTGGCCGAGCGGTGGGACCTGGTGGCGTTCGGGATGGAGCTGGGCACCGCGTACTCGGAGCTGGTCGACCCGACCGAGCAGCGACGGCGGTTGACCGCCCAGTCGCTGAAGGCGGCCGGCGGTGACCCGGAGGCGATGGAGCTGGACGAGGACTTCCTCACCGCGCTGGAGTACGCGATGCCGCCGACCGGTGGTCTGGGGCTGGGCGTGGACCGGCTGGTGATGCTGCTGACCGGCCGGTCCATCCGGGAGACCCTGCCGTTCCCGATGGTCCGCGAGTCCTCGTGA